From the genome of Medicago truncatula cultivar Jemalong A17 chromosome 2, MtrunA17r5.0-ANR, whole genome shotgun sequence:
GATGGAACAATGTATGAAATTAGAATGAAACCAGCACTTAAAACTGAGTTCAATTGAAGAAGATGGAGTTGAGATTCTGGATTTCTATGATTTTGAGAGAGAACAGAGATATGAGTAAgacttttgtaattttattgaatgaattgtcTAATTTATTTACAACACATGAGTGAGTATATATACAACTGGACGTTGTAACAAACTCCTCTAACAAACTAACTACCTTGGTTAACACGCTAACCAAGGTTTGTTGCTAGACTCTGTTTCTGAAGACATCAGAAGCTGCACTTCAGAAGCTGTAAGTTTCCAAACAAACTACTAATCAAAGATAAAGCTAAAACTAACTAAACTGAATTACTAAACAAATACACCTCCTTAATTCATTTAGTTAGATGCTTCAACCATTCCTAACTTCTTCTTCAAGTAATCAAAGCTACTTAGCTTCAATGGCTTTGTGAGCAGGTCTGCTATCTGCTCATCTGTTTTGCAGTGCTTTACTTCCAACTTTCCATTGTTCACATGATTTCTTAGAAAATGGAATTTGGTTTCAATATGCTTGCTCCTCTCATGTGCTATGGATGTTTTGCCAAGTCTATAGCAGATTTGTTATCAATTCTGAGTTCCATCTTCTCATCCTTCACCAATTGCAATTCCATCAGTAATATGTTGATCCATTGAGCTTGACATGCTGTCATGGAAGCTGCAATGTACTCTGCTTCACAGGAAGATAATGCAACTACTGATTCCTTCTTAGAACTCCATGAAAAGGCTGCATTTCCAATCATGAACACATAAGCAGCAATGCTTTTCCTGTCATCTTTATCTCCACTTCAATCAGAGTCTGAGTACCCTACTAGTTCACCACTCTGATTCTTAGAGTATTGGATACCATAATTGCTAGTACCCTTCACATATCTCATAATCCTCTTTGCTGCAACTAGATGTGAGGTGGTAGGTTTCACCATGCACCTGCTGATCAAATCTACACCATATGCAATATCAGGTCTTGTATGGCACAAATACCTCAATGAATCCACAATTTGCTTGAATAGAGTTGGATCCACTTCTTTCTCAACATTTACCAAAGACAATTTCACTCTTGTGTCAATTGGAGTTGAAATTAGTTTGCAGTTCATCATATTAAACCTTTTCAAAACATCTTGTGCATACTTCCTTTGATGTATCAGAATTCCTTGtgaattcatttcaaactcaaTTCCTAGAAAGTATGTAAGATTGCCCAGATCAGACATCTCAAACCTCTTCATcatgtttttcttaaaaaccttcatttcttcttcattgtttCCAGtaacaatcatgtcatccacatataagcATACAATAAGCTTATTAGTGGTGTTTCTACAGTAAATTCCATGTTCAGTTACACATTTCAGGAAACCTTGTTGAACAAGAaaactatatattttcttattccAAGCTCTTGGAGCTTGCTTTAAATCATACAGAGCTTTGTCAAGCTTATATACATACTCCTCCTTTCCCTTTATCTCAAATCATGGTGGTTGTTTCACATTGttgcgtcattttttggagatcaaggctatttgattagcttttgactcactaattatttcacgactgaacatttaatttttaaagaaaaggggaaaaaagttcaaaccaccccatattaaaaaagattttgggttcgggggttagttacataaagggaaggtattagcaccctttatgtccgtagtactctacgggaacctcttgattttatttaatttaatgtgctataaacttgcttattattttttgaaaagaaggaattaaagtggaaaaataaagacctaacttatctacattttttattgtttggaaggacgagtatcctctgcctacgtacatgagggatcaaaacctcgtagttcagggtaaaaattgacgtttgatttgttgtgtgtttttttaattgttttgaaaaaggttttaaaaaggAAATGCCAAATGGCAAaataag
Proteins encoded in this window:
- the LOC112419474 gene encoding uncharacterized mitochondrial protein AtMg00810-like, translating into MIVTGNNEEEMKVFKKNMMKRFEMSDLGNLTYFLGIEFEMNSQGILIHQRKYAQDVLKRFNMMNCKLISTPIDTRVKLSLVNVEKEVDPTLFKQIVDSLRYLCHTRPDIAYGVDLISRCMVKPTTSHLVAAKRIMRYVKGTSNYAFSWSSKKESVVALSSCEAEYIAASMTACQAQWINILLMELQLVKDEKMELRIDNKSAIDLAKHP